DNA sequence from the Pirellulales bacterium genome:
GCCTGATGGGCGAGCTGGCCGACGCCATCGCGGCCGCGCGCCGCCAGCATCGAAGGGAGACCTTTAACCAAACTATTGGCACGAGCCTCTATGCTGATGGTTTGGCGTCCACGCTGGCCCGCACGACCGGCTTGCCGTGGCGCGATTGCCGCGTGGCGATAGTGGACGCAGTATCACCATCGTGGCCGAGCGTGGCTATCGAGGCCATCATCGCTTTCGCCGGCGAGGAGGTGACGCGATGAAAGACCCATATGAGGGGCAGAGAGTATTCACGCGCGACGAAATCCTCAAGTGGGCGAGTGCGGACCAACCAACGCAGAGTGAAGCGGTTCGTAGTGCGGCTGCGGCCGACGACGACGCATCAGTTGCGGCGCACCGGCCAATCATCCAGTCATTGGCGGACGTAACGCCGGAGGAGGTAAGTTGGCTTTGGCCCGGGCGCATCGCACTTGGAAAAGTGACGATGATTGCCGGCGATCCTGGCCTGGGGAAAAGTTTTCTAAGTTTGGATATCGCGGCGCGAGTATCGACCGGCGCAGCGTGGCCGGATAGCGACGAGCTTGCCCCGCGTGGCGGTGTAGTGATCCTGACCTGCGAGGACGGGCTGGCCGACACAATTCGCCCGCGGCTGGATGCCGCCGGAGCGGACGTAAGGCGGATAGTTGCCCTACAGGGGGTGGCCGCGAGCGACGACGGCGGCGAATACCAACGCGGTGTTGACCTGTCGCGCGATTTATCGGTTGTGGAAGCCGCCGTCGACGCCGTGAATGACTGCCGGTTGCTGGTTGTCGATCCATTCCCCGCTTTTCTGGGAAAGACTGACAGCCACAAAAACGCCGAAGTCCGGAGTGTGATTGCCCCGTTGGCCGAACTTGCCGAGAGGAGGCAATTCGCCGTTCTCGGAATCACTCACTTGAGCAAGAGCGAGCGGCAGGCCATTTATAGATGTATGGGGAGCTTGGCGTTTGCGGCTGCGGCGCGAGCAGTTTGGGCAGTCACAAAAGATAACAGCGACGAAGAAAAGCGCCGGCGGTTGTTTTTGCCAATCAAAAATAATCTCGGCAACGATCTATCAGGGTTGTCGTTTACACTCGCTACAAAATACGGCGATAGCGGTGTACCGTGCGTGGCGTGGGATGCCACGCCCGTTGATAGCATCACTGCCGACGAGTCTTTGGCATCTCCGGCCAAGCCGCGCGGACGACCGGCCGAAGGCCGCGATAGCGCAGCAGAGTTTCTTCGGGGAGCACTGGCCAATGGCCCAAGGGCTGCCAACGATGTCCGCGACGAGGCGGTCAACGGCCATATGATTTCGGTCAGGAGTTTGGACCGTGCTAAGTCCGTTCTCAACGTGGACTGCTATAGAGAGAGAATTCCCGGCCCTTGGATTTGGCGATTGCCAACATTGCCAGAATCAACATTGCCAAAAGCCTCACACGGGAATTATGGCGATGTTGGCAATGTTGCGAATTTCTCGGGAAAAACCGTAGATCCAACAACGCCAAAACCCAAGGACGCCATAATTCCGGTGTGGAGAGAAAACGGGCTATTCGCCCAACCCGACGATGCCCCAGATTGCCCAGATTACCAAGGCAACGGCTATTATCAGCAAGGATTTTAACCGCATTTTTTTACAAGGTACTTCCCCCTTCCGCCCCCTCGCGCGGTGGGCTGGAAGGCCGAAATTCGAGCAAAAGAGTTAGTTAGTTTATATGAACCATCCAAACCGCCCAGTTACCCCCGTCGTCGCCCTGCGTTTACTCCGTTGCCCAAGGTGTAGAAGCCTGGACATAAAAACCACCCGCACGGTTGAAAACGCACCGGAGCGCCGGATTCATCGGCGACATTGCCGAACCTGCGGGCTGCCGTTTGTCTCCATCGCGGATTAGGTTCCAAAGATTGGACTACTAAACATTTACTTAAGTGAACACCCTGATATATTTCCAACAGGAGAAACGCATATGACACCAATCGGCAACAATAGCGAGTTTGACCATCTAGCCCCACCCCGCCAGCGGCAACTGGTTTCCATCGGTTTTTTGTGCCAACTGCTGCAATGTCTGCCGGGTCAAATTTGCACCCTGATGGAAGATAGTGACATTTTCTTTGCTCAAACCGTCGATGGAATTGGATTCGTGAGCTTGCCCGACGCCGAACGCATCGCCGAAAAGTGCCGCGACGTTCGGCGCGAGATTGAGGCCGCGAAAACGTCGCACCAACGGAACTAGCGATGACCGCACCTATCACATTTACTGCGCCCGTCGAGATTCAGGCGAGCGCCGACAGGCCACCGCGGTTTGAAACCTTGGCCTATACCGGCGGCGCGATTCGCGTTGGCGGTTACGACCTGCCTGTTGTGATTGACCTGAGTGGCTTATCGTTTCGCAAATCCGTGACCGCCAACCTGGATCACAATCCAGAGAAGCGCGTCGGCCACGTAAGCCGCATCGCGAACGACGGGCGGGAATTGGTTTTGCACGGCATTGTGTCGGCGGTCAACGAATCGGTGAGTGAGTTTCTCAAATCGGCCCGCGCGGGCTATCCGTGGCAAGCCAGCGTCGAGGTGTCTCCCGAATCCATCGACGAGGTTGCTCGCGGCCAGACCGTAATTGTGAACGGCCGTGAGCTTACTGGACCAATATACGTTATCCGTAAGGGTGTACTTTCGGCCGTCGCGTTTCTGGCCAGCGGGGCCGACGATAATACTACAGTTTCAATTGCTGCCAAAGCAGAGAGGGCAAAAAACATGAAACCCGCCAAATTTGAAGAATGGGCTGAGGAGATGCTCAACGACACAAGCCTTCTAACCAACGAAGGGTGGGCAAACCTACATGCCAACTTCTGCGGTCGCTCGCAAGCCAACGAGCAGGACCGGCTGGCCGTCGCGCCGTTGATTGTTGCTTCGTCCGCCAGCGACCCGGTAGAGGCCGAAGAAAAAAGGTTACGACAAATTGACGCGGCGGTTCGCGGCGAATGGGAAAACCATACTGAACAAATTTCAGAACTCAAACTGCAAGCCATCGCGGGAAAATATACCGTCGATGAACTGTTACAGGAGGTGCGGCAAATCCGCTCAAAAGTTATGGAAGAAAAATTACCATCGGCCAATTGTGATGGACGGAACGGCTACCGAGACAGCAACAAAACCATCGAGGCCGCGCTCTGCTTGGCGGGCGGACTAACCAATCCCAAAAAGCATTTCGCCGAACCGATTCTCGAAGCGGCCGACCGCGTGATTCACGCGGCAAGTTTACAACAAATCTTAATGAGCGCGGCCTGCAACAACGGCTATCGCGCCACGCCCGGGCAGTCCATCAACGATGGAAACCTGCGCAGTATTCTCGCGGCCGCGTTTCAGCCGCAAATCCGCGCGAGCGGGTTTTCAACCGTTTCAATTAGCAACGTGCTATCCAACACCGCAAATAAATTCGTGCTGGACGGCTGGTCCGAAATCGACGATCCGTGGCAGAAGATTTCCAGCGTGAAATCCGTCCGCAATTTTAAGGAACATACGTTCATTGAGCTCTTGGATTCGCTCGAATTCGAGGAGCTGGGTTCCGGTGCTGAAATTAAGCACGGCACGTTGGCCGATGATAAAATGACCGTGCAAGCCAGCACCTACGCGAAGATGCTCGAAATCACTCGCCAGGACATTATCAACGACGACCTGGGCGCATTGACCGACATTCCTCGAAGGTTAGGCCGCGCGGCCATGCAGAAATTCCGCCGGTTGTTTTGGACGAAGTTCTTGGCTGCGGATAGCTTCTTCGATGCCAGCAACGGGAACGTCCTGACCGGCAGCGGGTCGTCGCTCGATTCCGCCGGAACGGGTCTGACGAATGCAATCAAGAAATTCCGCGCTCAAAAATCCTCGGTCGATGACGGCGCGAAATTGATTGGCGGCAAGCCGGTAATTTGTCTGGTTCCGCCCGCGCTGGAAATTGCTGGCCGACGGCTGCTAAATAGCGCGGGAATTGTGTCCGGAACCGACGGGATGATCCCCGATGGCAACCCCTTCAACGGCCTTTGCGAATTGGTTGTGGCCGATTGGGCCGGGACCGACGGCGGCTTGACCGGCGGCAGCGATGTGAAATGGTATTTGTTCCGTAGTCCGAGCTACGCCCCTGCCATGCTCGTCGCTGCCTTGAACGGCAAGGTCGAACCGACCGTGGAAACGGCCGATGCTGATTTCAGCGTCCTAGGCGTGCAAATGCGCGGATACAGCGATGTAGGCGTTGCCCGTGGCGAGCCGCTGTGCGGCCTACAGGCGGCCGGAACGGCCTAATCGAAGTAAACGAAAATTGGCGGTTTCCATCTGCCCGCCAATCCTGGCCGCCGTCCGCAGCTCCGTGCGGGCGGCGGTTTTTCTTTGCGCCCGTGGCAATTCTTTCATTAGCTCGCGTTTTGGGCGTTCCATCGACGGACGTATCAAACGTCAGACCGACCCGCCCGGACGCGATCTACGCGAGCCTGCGCAAGGTTTTTCAGTGGCCGCGAGTAACGAAATCGTAGTGCCGTAAACTACGGTTTTATTTTCCGCACTACGGTTGATTGCCGAGAAATAGTGCGCTTCTATGCGAACGGTTGCGAAAGCGTTGTGACTTGCTAAAATGCCATTATTCATCGAGAAAAATGGCAATTTCAGTAGTAAACAAATGTGCGATTGGGGTGCAAGAGGTCAGGAGTTCAAATCTCCTCGCCCCGACTTATCACAACTTCAAATCCCGTCGTTGGTTGCGTGTGCGACTGGCGACGGGATTTGAACTTTTCGCATGCTAGAGCTTCATTTTGCGATTATTCGCTTCAACAGTCGCTTGAAGTGTCGATGCCTTCTTGCTCTAGCCGACGAAGGACACGCTCACCTGAGTGCCCCGACGAGGCGGTGGCTGAACACATATCGGTCGCCAGATCAAGTGAGGAACTGCCAACTGTCCGAAATCGAAGTCTGCACGAAGCTTCCAACTTACCCTGCAACTCGTCGCTGACAATTCCGTCAGATGTCAAGCAATACTCGGTCTCGACTTGCGTATCGCCAGAGTTTGCGATATCGATCAAGAATTCACGAATGTCGATTTTGTCGATGACCGATTGGGCACGCCGCCCAACCAGACGCGCCGCGTTCTACGGACTCGTGCCAACAGCACCCCCATGGAACCGACCCCGAAAAGCATCAGCGCGGAAGGTTCCGGGACGACGTTGTACGGGTAGACGGCGCCGTCGGATCCAACAACCTGCAGGCCCGGGATCACCTGGTCGTTCTCGTCGAAAAACTGGATGTTCGACACCCGCATTGTGTTCTTGAAGTCGGTGCTGGCGGTACCGGCGGCACGGTCCACGCTGATACCTGTCTGGGCACGCACATAGAGGAGCGTCTCGATCGTCATCGAATGGGAACTATGAGCGATTAACTCGGTACCGTATGGACCGGAATTCGTCAGCGTTAGCGGGGGGTCGCTAAATAGCCCTGGTCGTCCATAGGAGAAGGTGTATGGCAAAATGCGTCCTTCCACCGTTAGAGTTTCGGAATTGGTGTAGGATTGGCCATCGTCGAGGGTTAGACGGATCGCTTGTCCTACCTGGGCAATCGAATCGCCGCTCACATTAATCACTCCGTCCAGACTGGTGGTAAACCCATACGATTTCAAATACTCGTCGCGGGTCGTGGGATTATTGATCGAGACAGTGTGCTTCAAATAGACGAAACTCTCGCCAATGACCGTGGTTGGTCCTATGTATTGGTTGTTCGAGGCGAAGGCTTTCGCGCCGATGCCTGGCGGGTCGGTGGATAAGGGCTCTGCCTCGTGATGGACCGCCTCCGCGGAGAACTTGACATGCAAGCCGCTGCTAAGGTCATACTCGTCCGAAAAGGAAATTTGCCCAATCTGAAAAAGTTCATCGAGAGTCGTGCTACCCCAATTGCCACCCATAGCGCCACCGTCGATCGCGGACGCCAAATCCTTCGCTGTGGTCGCCACGTAATAAAATGGGGACCCGTAATTCGCGAAAGAGTAGGCTTTGAAATCGTAGATACCAGTCTGGGCCTGGGCAACTCGCGCCGTCAACAACAGCACCGCAGCGAAAGTCAAGTTTTTCATGCCGAGATCTCCGAGCCAACAACTCTTTGTTTTCTGGCTTTTTCGGTAAGGCGAATACACCAATACCATAGTTAACGCCTCGCGAGGTTGCAAGACTTAATTCGCGAACCGTGCCAGCCAGGCCAGCCAGGATCTCACCGCTCCGGTGACCTCCTCGACGGGCGCGTTCGAACCCGACACGCCGGCAATCGGAGGGCTGCGTTCGAACCGAAATCTCGTAATTGCATAGGATCGAACCAACCTAACAGGTATTGCCGACAGTCGAGCGAAGGCGCTGGCGAGGCGGACAATCTTGCAGCACTAGCGCAGAACCCCATTGCCAACCTCGCGGCCTTTCCTCTACAGAGCAAGTGGAATTTTGGCAACGGGGCCGCGGAACGCACTCAATATGCCGGCCTCTTTCAACCCGTCGTTCCCTGGAAGCTCGGGGAGAATTGGAACCTGATAACGCGAATGATCGTACCGTTTGTGAATACGCCGGAAGGTCTCGATAGCAACACTCACTGGCTCGGCGATACCCAAGGGCAGTTTTTCTTCAGCCCCAAGACCGAGGGCCCGTTTATCTGGGGCGTCGGCCCCATGGTGGTTTATCCCACAGCTTCCGATCCTGCCCTGGGCTTCGGGGAGTGGGCCTACGGCATGAACGTAGTCGGGCTAATCTCAACTGGCAAGATCGTCTCCGGCGCATTGGTCACTCAGGCATGGGGAGTCGATGACAACACCGCCCCTTTCTTGTTGCAACCTTTCTTTAACTACAACTTCCAGAAGGGGTATTTTATCAGTGTGTCCGGCGAAGCCTCCGCCGATTGGAATGTGCCCGATGAGTCGCGTTGGTTGTTTCCCTTTGGGGCGGGAGTCGGTCGGACCTTCCGCCTTGCCGGACAGCCGCTGACGGTCTCCACGCGCTAAGCACCGTACCTCGAATCCCCGCCGGACGGCCCTGATTGGCAATTTCGCTTGACTGTGAGCTTTCTGTTTCCGAAATAGCCTGCCCCGGTGCGCCGCTGATTGTCGACCTATCGCGTGGCGCACACTGTACGACAGCGGGATCGCAGTGTACACTGCCCATTTTACTCTCTTTCTCTGATGTCACTCATCGGGGGACATAGTCAGTTCGGGGGCCAGGAATCCACGGAGTAACGTG
Encoded proteins:
- a CDS encoding AAA family ATPase, coding for MKDPYEGQRVFTRDEILKWASADQPTQSEAVRSAAAADDDASVAAHRPIIQSLADVTPEEVSWLWPGRIALGKVTMIAGDPGLGKSFLSLDIAARVSTGAAWPDSDELAPRGGVVILTCEDGLADTIRPRLDAAGADVRRIVALQGVAASDDGGEYQRGVDLSRDLSVVEAAVDAVNDCRLLVVDPFPAFLGKTDSHKNAEVRSVIAPLAELAERRQFAVLGITHLSKSERQAIYRCMGSLAFAAAARAVWAVTKDNSDEEKRRRLFLPIKNNLGNDLSGLSFTLATKYGDSGVPCVAWDATPVDSITADESLASPAKPRGRPAEGRDSAAEFLRGALANGPRAANDVRDEAVNGHMISVRSLDRAKSVLNVDCYRERIPGPWIWRLPTLPESTLPKASHGNYGDVGNVANFSGKTVDPTTPKPKDAIIPVWRENGLFAQPDDAPDCPDYQGNGYYQQGF
- a CDS encoding PEP-CTERM sorting domain-containing protein — encoded protein: MKNLTFAAVLLLTARVAQAQTGIYDFKAYSFANYGSPFYYVATTAKDLASAIDGGAMGGNWGSTTLDELFQIGQISFSDEYDLSSGLHVKFSAEAVHHEAEPLSTDPPGIGAKAFASNNQYIGPTTVIGESFVYLKHTVSINNPTTRDEYLKSYGFTTSLDGVINVSGDSIAQVGQAIRLTLDDGQSYTNSETLTVEGRILPYTFSYGRPGLFSDPPLTLTNSGPYGTELIAHSSHSMTIETLLYVRAQTGISVDRAAGTASTDFKNTMRVSNIQFFDENDQVIPGLQVVGSDGAVYPYNVVPEPSALMLFGVGSMGVLLARVRRTRRVWLGGVPNRSSTKSTFVNS